A stretch of the Actinotalea sp. JY-7876 genome encodes the following:
- a CDS encoding MraY family glycosyltransferase, whose protein sequence is MRVYLLVMLVAAAVTYLTTPLARWVALRSGAITAVRDRDVHATPTPRMGGLAMLLGMAVALLLASRMPFLARVFEDSHQAWAILGGATLVCLLGMADDIWDLDWMTKLAGQVLAAGFMAWQGGVQLYSLPIGGRTIGSSYLSLAVTILVVVVAINAVNFVDGLDGLAAGLIAIGGAGFFAYTYLLTRDISADDYSNLASLVVAVLVGVCVGFLPHNFHPARIFMGDSGSMLIGLTIAAAAIVVTGKIDPGVVSDRQAIPAFLPIALPVAVLLLPLLDMGLAVVRRVGAGRSPFHADRLHLHHRLLQLGHSHRRAVVIMYLWTAVFAFGAAGLAVWTTRTVLISLGAGVLLALALTLGPLRGKVRRTTPSRGAP, encoded by the coding sequence GTGAGGGTCTACCTGCTCGTCATGCTCGTGGCGGCCGCCGTGACGTACCTGACGACGCCGCTCGCCCGGTGGGTGGCGCTGCGCTCGGGCGCCATCACGGCCGTGCGTGACCGCGACGTGCACGCGACGCCGACGCCCCGCATGGGCGGGCTCGCGATGCTCCTCGGCATGGCGGTGGCGCTGCTCCTCGCCTCGCGCATGCCGTTCCTCGCGCGCGTCTTCGAGGACTCCCACCAGGCCTGGGCGATCCTCGGCGGGGCCACCCTGGTCTGCCTGCTCGGCATGGCGGACGACATCTGGGACCTCGACTGGATGACGAAGCTCGCGGGGCAGGTGCTCGCCGCCGGCTTCATGGCCTGGCAGGGCGGGGTCCAGCTGTACTCCCTGCCGATCGGTGGCCGGACGATCGGGTCGAGCTACCTCTCGCTCGCCGTGACCATCCTCGTGGTCGTGGTCGCGATCAACGCCGTGAACTTCGTCGACGGCCTCGACGGGCTCGCGGCGGGGCTCATCGCGATCGGCGGGGCCGGCTTCTTCGCCTACACCTACCTGCTGACCCGCGACATCAGCGCGGACGACTACTCGAACCTCGCGAGCCTGGTGGTGGCGGTCCTGGTGGGCGTGTGCGTCGGGTTCCTGCCGCACAACTTCCATCCCGCGCGCATCTTCATGGGCGACTCCGGCTCGATGCTCATCGGCCTGACGATCGCGGCCGCGGCCATCGTCGTGACCGGGAAGATCGACCCGGGCGTGGTCTCCGACCGCCAGGCGATCCCGGCCTTCCTGCCGATCGCGCTGCCCGTGGCGGTGCTGCTGCTGCCCCTGCTCGACATGGGCCTGGCCGTGGTCCGCCGGGTGGGGGCGGGACGCTCCCCGTTCCACGCGGACCGGCTCCACCTGCACCACCGGCTCCTGCAGCTCGGGCACTCGCACCGGCGCGCCGTCGTCATCATGTACCTGTGGACGGCCGTCTTCGCCTTCGGTGCGGCGGGCCTGGCCGTGTGGACCACCAGGACCGTCCTCATCTCCCTCGGCGCGGGCGTCCTGCTCGCGCTCGCCCTGACCCTGGGCCCGCTGCGCGGCAAGGTCCGCCGCACGACCCCCTCACGAGGAGCACCATGA
- a CDS encoding L-threonylcarbamoyladenylate synthase, whose product MSAVLDCTDPATWGPSVDEAVHVVTRGGLVVLPTDTVYGIGADAFSPPAVAALLAAKGRGRQMPPPVLVPDVRTIDGLCADVSDDVRALVAAFWPGGLTVICRAQPSLAWDLGETRGTVAVRMPDHPAALALLRRTGPLAVSSANRTGHPAATTAQDALEQLGDAVGVYLDGGVAPGGVASTIVDATGPLRVVRPGAVPLDALREVADVAGPEAGPAA is encoded by the coding sequence GTGAGCGCTGTCCTGGACTGCACCGACCCCGCGACGTGGGGCCCGTCGGTCGACGAGGCGGTCCACGTCGTCACGCGCGGCGGCCTGGTCGTCCTGCCGACCGACACCGTCTACGGCATCGGGGCGGACGCGTTCTCGCCGCCCGCGGTCGCCGCGCTGCTCGCCGCCAAGGGCCGGGGCCGGCAGATGCCGCCGCCCGTGCTGGTGCCGGACGTACGCACGATCGACGGCCTGTGCGCCGACGTGAGCGACGACGTGCGGGCGCTCGTCGCGGCGTTCTGGCCGGGCGGTCTGACGGTGATCTGCCGCGCGCAGCCCTCGCTCGCGTGGGACCTGGGGGAGACCCGGGGCACCGTGGCCGTCCGCATGCCCGACCACCCGGCGGCCCTCGCGCTGCTGCGCCGGACGGGCCCGCTGGCGGTCTCGAGCGCCAACCGGACCGGGCACCCGGCGGCCACCACCGCCCAGGACGCGCTCGAGCAGCTCGGCGACGCGGTCGGGGTGTACCTCGACGGCGGCGTCGCGCCCGGGGGCGTCGCCTCGACGATCGTCGACGCGACGGGACCACTGCGCGTCGTGCGGCCCGGGGCGGTCCCGCTCGACGCGCTGCGGGAGGTGGCCGACGTCGCCGGCCCGGAGGCGGGTCCCGCCGCGTGA